AAGAGGCCGTAGCTAAGACTGTTTTCTTGGCAATTACTCGCCAGTTCATGCATGATCAGAAAATTATTGGGATAAGAAGAGTTTTATATGACGCTGCTCCTGCGCCTAACCATCCTAGCCTGGCGGCTCTTGTGCCTAGGTTACACACGCCTACGTTGGCCAAGTCTATGGTGCAGGCCTGAGTTGTTGCTTCGTTATGAGACGCCGGCGCAGAAGGCAGCTTATAAGGATGATACTGCCGTAGAGTTGAGTCCGTCATCGGCACCGACGAAGGTGTTAGTGGTGATCCCATTTAGGGATAAGTGGGAGCTCACAGCTACTTGTCTCGCGAGCCTGAAGCAGCAGGACCTAACGGGCCTCGATGTGCATGTGGCATTGGTGGATAATGGTTCGGAGGAGGCAGCTACAACCAACGGCATCAATCAGGTGCTTAGCGAATCACATCCGCCTCATCTGCGCTTTAGCGTGCAGCGACTTGATATCCCGTTTAACTACTCGCGTCTTAATAACCTGGCCGTATCCCACGCATCGGGATTTGGTGCGGACGACTACCTGCTACTAAATAACGACGTTTACTTCACGGCGACCGACACCATTGCGAGGATGGCCGCGTTTCTCGGTAGTAAGAGATCTGCCGCAAGTGTCGGCTGCTCGCTCCTATATCCGGATCAGACGATTCAGCATCTCTTTATCTTTGTTGGTAACAAGATCGTGGGAGCTCACCCCTACAAGGGGCGTAGGTTAGATTTATCTGATCCATGGTGCCGCGAGCCACGACCAGTTGGTGGTGCTACGGCTGCTTTACTCATGGTGCGAGCGAGCGACTACC
The Deltaproteobacteria bacterium DNA segment above includes these coding regions:
- a CDS encoding glycosyltransferase family 2 protein, with translation MTLLLRLTILAWRLLCLGYTRLRWPSLWCRPELLLRYETPAQKAAYKDDTAVELSPSSAPTKVLVVIPFRDKWELTATCLASLKQQDLTGLDVHVALVDNGSEEAATTNGINQVLSESHPPHLRFSVQRLDIPFNYSRLNNLAVSHASGFGADDYLLLNNDVYFTATDTIARMAAFLGSKRSAASVGCSLLYPDQTIQHLFIFVGNKIVGAHPYKGRRLDLSDPWCREPRPVGGATAALLMVRASDYQAVGGFDEDLPSCYQDVDLALKFLDRGKTNWVIPDVTAIHAETQTRRPDHHWSEVEYMDRKWGQKLWANQYVSPAFSRWSEQIALTLGEGAYPWRWLARFEGKD